Below is a genomic region from Camelus ferus isolate YT-003-E unplaced genomic scaffold, BCGSAC_Cfer_1.0 contig3059, whole genome shotgun sequence.
CCATGCACTGGGAACAGACAGGCTCCACCATGTTTAATCATAGTTTCTCTGGGATTCGATGTCCTTATGCATTAAATGGGGTGATTACATCACCTCCCTCCTAGGGTTGAGTGTATGCATGGAGTGCGGGAGCACAgctggagaaaagaggaaagaccGGCAAGTGCAGAAGCAGGCGTCACAAGATTTTAGGGCAGTCTGGGGGTAAAGAGGTCCAGGTGAGGTGGGGCAAGATTTTCTTTAGAGAGATTTACTTCCCATCTTGGTGGGAAGGATCCTGGTGAGATGGAGCCTGAAGATGGAATCATTATTTGAGTGGGGTCTgaaaaagagaggagggggaTCCTTGCTCAGATAGGATGGGCCAGAAGTGGTGTAGATCCTGTTTTTTCTCTGGAAGCAGTGGGTGAGCATTGCTGAAGGACAGATGGGGAGATACATGGGAtctgggggcctggggagaagATTTGAAGGCTCTTTGAGTGGGCGGGGGTGGCCTAGAGGGTTGTCCAGATGCCCAACAAGGGCGGGCAGCAACAGGGCCACCTAGGAAGTTCACCACACTTCTTGACTCCAAGTCCCACTTCTTGGCAGTGCCTCCTGACTCCTCGCCTCCTGCCCAGTCTCTCTCTAACACTCCTGACCTGTGGATCCAGCTGCCTGCCACAGGCCCACTGGGACCATCAACCTTCCCCTTGTTTCTACTCATCCCTGGTGTGTCCCACACTCCCACTTCCACATCTAAGCCATCACCGGGGCTCCTTCCCGCCCTTCATCTTGCTCCCCCAGCCCAAGATTTTTCTGAGCTGGAAAATGCATAGtcactcctttcccttccctaAGAGACATTTTGGGTGCTTCACTCAGAGCTACTCAATTAGCATTCAGGGAGGAAGACCGAAGGGCATCCTTGAGGAGGCAAGGCTGGATTAGGTCATTTCTGCAACAACCCCTCCTAGCAGGCTGCTGGCCCCGGGATACACAGAAACCCACTACACACCAATGGGCAGCCAGTGGTGCTGGTCCCCAGCCGCACGGTGAGATACTTCCATGGGCTCTGAGAACTGGGTGAGGGGTGCGGGGATGCACCCCCTGAGGCCTCTGCACCACTTCCCCCATTCTCCTCCTGTTCCTAAAGAAAGCTGGATTCAGTCCCCCACCAGGCTCTCTCTTGCCCCTCCCACTTCAGACCTGGCTGAGATTTGGGGCCGGGTCCCTTGCTCTCCAGGATCATTGCCACTACCATGGGCGTGTGAGGGGCTTCCCTGACTCCTGGGTAGTCCTCAGCACCTGTTCTGGGATGAGGTGAGGAGttcaggaggagggggctgggcctggggctagGGAAAGAGTTCCCTTATACCTGTCTCTGCACCCCTTTGCACCCTAGGGGCCTGATCATGCTCAGCAGCAATGCCAGCTATTATGTGCATCCCTGGCCAGCTGGGGACTCTGAGGACTTCTTGACCCACAAGATCTTCCGGATGGAGCAGCTGCTCAGCTGGAAAGGATCCTGTAGCCACAAGGACCCAGGGGACAAAGGGGACATGGCCAGACTTTCTCGTGCCACCCAAATCAGGGTCAGGGGCATGGGTAGGGTGGGAGTGGGCATGCAGTATCCACAGCCCTCTAAAATCAGAGACAGCAATGCACAGCCCCAGTTCAGGGCCTCCTGTCCTGACATTTTTATTTGGAGGCTGAAGAAACAAGTTCAAGAGAATTTTAACGTTAACTTTGTGCGTTCTGGGAACTGGGTTTGGTCAGGGCTCAAGCCCAGCAGCCTGCCACTCAGGGTCACCACTGCCACCCCCAGGAGAGGCGGGAGTCCCTCAGAAGTCCGAGATACCTGGAGCTGTACATAGTGGCTGACCACACCCTGGTGAGAGGAGCCCCAAGGGGGTTGGCCCGCCTGGATGTGGCCAGCTCAGCCCCTCACATcgccctttctctgcctttcaaGTTCTTGACCAGCACCGGAACTTGAACCACACCAAACAACGTCTTCTGGAGGTCGCCAGCTATGTGGATCAGGTTGGGTCATTGGGGAGAGAGCCGTGGGTGACAGCGTGACAGGGACAAGcttggagatggggagaggggacgGAGGGAAGCAAAGAAGGGCGCTCCCACGGGCACCAAGGCAGATCACCCGTTTCAGCCTTGTCCCGCTGTGTCCACAGATTCTCAGGACTCTGGACATCCAGGTGGCGCTGACCGGTCTGGAAGTGTGGACCGAGCAGGACCGGAGCCGCGTCACGCCAGACGCGAACGCCACGCTCTGGGCTTTCCTGCAGTGGCCGGGGGCTGTGGGCGCGGCGGCCACACGACTCGGCGCGCTGCTCACGTGCGTTTCCTCTGCCCCCCCACTCTGTCCCCCCCCCTGCTCTTACTCCACTCCATCCTTGATCcgcttctctcctcccccagtttcccatctccttcctggTTGCTCCACCTTGTCTGGCGCCCGTCGAGGGCATGTGCCTCGAGGAGAGCTCTGGAGGCGTGAGCACGGTGAGCGCCACCCGGGAccggaaggggaggggaggtgccggGGAGGTGCGGTCCCCGCAGCCCGCGGTGATCATCTCACGTCTCCTAGGACCACTCGGAGCTCCCCATTGGCGCTGCAGCCACATGGCCCACGAGATAGGCCACAGCCTCGGTCTCAGCCACGACCCACGGCTGCTgcgggggaggcggcggcggagcAGGGTGGCTGCGTCATGGCAGCGGCTACCGGGTACCGGCGCTcgagggagaggggctgagggaggcccCGCGGGGCCCAGGCTTCCTCAGCTGTATCTTTATGGGCGAAATGACTatccctcagtttcttcttctgcaaTATGGGGGTGATGATAATAGTACCCTCCTTGAGGTTTATGAGGCTTAAACGGAGGAAACTCAGGCAAAGTGGATTCTCACAAATATGGAAATTACTTTCGGAACAATGTTGCGAGGTGACTCCAACAGGGGGTAGGGGCGCTGGGTGGGGATTCGACTTCGGGTCCTGGGCTGCCGGATCTTGGCTTCACATCCTTCTGCCTCCGGCTCACTGCGTGATTTTACGCCAGTTTCTTACCCTCTCAGAGCTCCCCCTCTAGAGAATTAGACCACCCGTCGCTGGGGCGGAGTCCGCGCATCGGGCGGCTGTGTGGCTAAGCACTGGTGTGTAGGGGGGAGGGGATCCGAGGGAAGAGTTTGGCAGGGGTGGTCCCTGCATGCCCGACACCCTCCTCCCCCCGTAGGCATCCGTTCCCGCGAGTATTTAGCGCCTGCAGCCGCCGCCAGCTGCGCGCCTTCTTCCGAAAGGGGGGCGGCGCGTGCCTCTCCAACGCGCCGGACTTTGGGCTCCTGGTGCCGCTGGCGCGCTGCGGGAACGGCTTCGTGGAAGAGGGCGAGGAGTGTGACTGCGGCGCCGGCCAGGTCAGGTCCGAAGGTCTGGCCCTAGGGGACCAAGGccggcccccgcccgcccctccccggAGGTCTGGGCGCTGCACCCTCACCTGGTCCCTCCTCGCCTTTCCGGCTCCAGGAGTGCCCGGGCTCCTGCTGCCTTGCCCACAACTGCTCACTGCGTGCGGGGGCCCAGTGCACCCATGGGGACTGCTGCGCCCGCTGCCTGGTGAGGGCATAGAAGGCTCCGAGTGAGGGCTGGGGAAGTCTTGGCAGCTGGCTCTGCCCTGTGCGTGTGTTCGCGTGGACCTCGCTACCAGGCTCTCCCGTTTCCAATCAGCGCTCTCGGCGCGGGTCTCTAACTGTCCATTGTCTCTGTGCCTCGCCGCCCTCCCTCCACCCGGGGAACCTGCGCAGCTGAAGCCCGCGGGCGCGCCATGCCGCCGGGCTGCAGGCGACTGTGACCTCCCTGAATTCTGCACGGGCACCTCCCCCTATTGCCCCCCTGACATTTACCTACTGGACGGCACTCCCTGCGCCAGAGGCCGCGGCGCCTGCCGGGACGGCGAGTGTCCGACGCTCGAGCAGCAGTGCCAGCGGCTCTGGGGCCCTGGTGAGACCACGCGTGCGCTCCGCCCCCATCTTTGGGTCTGCGCGCTTTCGACTCCAGGGAAGGTGGGCGGGGGAACTGAGGCAGGCTGAGCGTGGTTCGGGTCTGGGCTGACCCCCAGTCCCGCCCATGCTTCTCAGGCTCCCGCCCAGCCCCGGATGCCTGTTTCCAGGTCTTGAACCCCGCAGGAGACGCCCACGGGAACTGTGGGCAGCACAGCGACGGCAGCTTCGTGCCTTGTGCTCAGAGGTGGGGAGCGGAGGGAGGCGAAGCTGGGGAAGCGGGTAGGGAGAAACTCCACGCCTTTTGACTACCCTCCACTTGTCCCCAGGGATGCACAGTGTGGGAAACTGCAGTGCCAGGGCGGGGAGCAGAGCGCACTGGTACCACACACGGTGCCGGTGGACTCCACCGTTCGCCTAGGCAGCCGCGAAGTGACCTGCAGGGGTGCCTTCGTGCTGCCTGGTGCCCAGCTGGACCTGCCTGATTTGGGCCTGGTAGAGTCAGGCACCCAATGTGGACCTCAGATGGTGAGCCCTGCCCATCCAACCCCTCGCTGCCACTTGAGTCCCCAGGCCCAAGGATCACGCCCCCTCACTGACAAGCGCACGCATTGCCCATAGGTGTGCCAGGACAGGCGCTGCCAGAACGCTACCTTCCGAGAGCTGGAGCTCTGCCTGATTGCTTGCCATGGCCACGGGGTGAGTGGCCCGAAAGTTGGCGGGGGTGAAGGCGGCTTGATGTTTCTGGTCTCATAGGACcccacttttctttcctctgcaggTTTGCAATAGTAACCATAATTGCCACTGTGCTCCAGGCTGGGCTCCGCCTTCCTGTGACAAGTCGGGGTTTGGTGGTAGTGTGGACAGTGGTCCAGTGCAGTCTGAAAGTGCGCCCCTGGGGGGGTCGGGAAGGGGGAGGGGCCGTGTGGTGCACCTCAGGACTCAGCCATACCCTGTCCTCCACAGCCCAAGACACCTTCATGCTGGCGGTGATCCTTAGctttctgctgcctctgctcctcGGGGCCAGCCTGGCCTGGTGCTGCTGCCGGCACCCAGGACCCTGTCTCCAGCAATGCCTCTGGGGTTCAAGGAGGGACCCTGTGTGCAGTGGGTAGGCACTGGGGACTTAGGTGGTTCCGGTCCCTCAGagctctgcctggcctggggcagccagGGTGGGGTCCTCAGgtgcagagaggcaggcagaggccatGGAAAGAAGCCTTAAGCAGAAGGCCTCAGTGGCCTCCCAGTCAAGCAAAGGTGTAGATCCCTGCAGGgccctctaccctccccccacccccattactGTGGTTCCTCACCTCTTGTCCACGTCTCTTGTTTCTCCCACCAAGAGGCTGCCTCACCCTTGACTTTGCCCTGTTTTCCCACCAGCTCATAATGCAATTCTTGCTCCACTGTGCCCTTCAAGCCTCTCCAGCTTCTCTCTCATGAGCTCTCAGCCCGCTGCCACTTCCGCTGCCTTAATCTCGGATTTTACCCCCTCCAACTTCCCAAATGCTGGGCCCAGCACATCTTTCCATTCCATACCACTGGGCAGCTATGGTGCTGGCTGTGCTTGTGCCAAGGGCCTGCCCCTAACCCAGTTCTCCGTGACCTAGGATGGGGGTTATATGATACCAAGCATGGTCAGTCTAGGGCTGCCCCTTCACTGGGCGCTGTGCAAGGCAGGCCCCCTATGACCACATCCGATACAGCCTAGCCTTGGGAGTGTTCCTGGCAAGCTGAGGGAGAGGGCAAGGTTTGGGCTAGAGATGGGGGCAGAGGGCATCCCAGACAGGGGCAGGGCACCAGCCAGGTCCCAGGTGTGGGCAGAGACGTCCTTGACAAAGTGAGTGTTGATTGTGGGTCTGTGGGCAGAGGAGCAAGGTGGGCAGAACTTGGCATGTCAGCATGGGGGGCCTGCAGGAGGACAGTGACTGCATGTCATCACCAGGGTGGGGTCCTGAGGAGACTTTCGGAAGGGGCAAGGCCCTGGGAGATGGGGCGGGAGCAGCTGAGCATAGCTTGGCATCATTGAGGGCAGCAGGGCCACCCAACGGCAAGGAGCAGACACAGATGCCACGGCAGGAGGAAGTCCACCCCTCTCTGGGACTTGAGTGATGCTGACATCTGGAGGATGCTGAGGGTGGGGCCAGAGCTTGGGAGAAATgtcagggctggagagaggaggtggCCCTGGAAAGCATGAGTCACAACTGGATCCTAGACCCTAAGGGCTCCTCTCAGGAGGAAGTAGGAAGGGAGCTGGAGAGAGTGACCTGGCACCCAGCTCGGGCTGGGGGTAAGCTGCCAGCTGCAGGGAAGAAGCCCCAGAACACCCTGCTCATGGTCACGGTCTCAGTCTCCTGCTGTCTATCCACTGCTCAGGCCCAAAGATCACCCATGCAGGGACTACCCTCTGGGCAGCATTCAGCCCACGGAGTTGGGCCTGACAGCCACTggggagccccagcccctgggtgAGTGAAGCACggtgggagatgggggagaggggaagggatgggctcctgtcttctgcctccttccagataggccccctcctctccactgAGCACCCAACCACCTTAAGCCCCTGTGCCCCACCCCTTGCCAGGGACTCCTGCCACCTGTGTTCACGGCACTCTTCCTCCACTTGTTGCTCCCCTTGAGAACTCTGCCAGAGCCCAGCAGCCACCTTGAGAAGCCTGTGCCCTGTGGCCAAGGTAGGTGGGGGCCTCCACCTCCCACTGCTTACCCATACCCCCCCCCCGTTGCCCCTCATGGTAGTCCCTCACTCTGAGGTTCTGAGCTTGCGTTATTCTGGAAATGAGCCCTCCAGGAGAAGCTGTCTAGATGCTGGAggcccctggggcaggggagggagaagctgCGACTCTTCTTGGGTCATCGGCTTTCACTGAGGGAGGACAGGGGTCCCTGCCACatggcctgcagcctggggtcCCAGCCCTCAGGGCATGACCCTTCCCCCCTTCATTCTCAGCAGGTCAAGTCCAAAAGCCCAGATCCTGTCTCTGGTGAAAGGTGACTCCTGAGATGAGAAGACTTAAGGACAGCTGCTCCAGGAACTCGGGtccccaggggcagagccagccagTCCGCTGACCTCCTGCACCTTCAGGCACCTACAACATTTCTTCCAAGTTACCTCTGCACCACCTACTCCAGGACCCTGGAGCCTCATCAGAATTTGCTC
It encodes:
- the LOC116662536 gene encoding LOW QUALITY PROTEIN: disintegrin and metalloproteinase domain-containing protein 33-like (The sequence of the model RefSeq protein was modified relative to this genomic sequence to represent the inferred CDS: inserted 5 bases in 4 codons); protein product: TLSLCCPQLPYVPQVSFTLCSVLTLGNTFGEPVIPHWVLDGRPWHIVTLEELVSKLEEGLVALEVEGRELLLELEKNHRLLAPGYTETHYTPXGQPVVLVPSRTDHCHYHGRVRGFPDSWVVLSTCSGMRGLIMLSSNASYYVHPWPAGDSEDFLTHKIFRMEQLLSWKGSCSHKDPGDKGDMARLSRATQIRERRESLRSPRYLELYIVADHTLHRNLNHTKQRLLEVASYVDQILRTLDIQVALTGLEVWTEQDRSRVTPDANATLWAFLQWXRGLWARRPHDSARCSRAFPVAPPCLAPVEGMCLEESSGGVSTDHSELPIGAAAXMAHEIGHSLGLSHDPXAAAGEAAAEQGGCVMAAATGHPFPRVFSACSRRQLRAFFRKGGGACLSNAPDFGLLVPLARCGNGFVEEGEECDCGAGQECPGSCCLAHNCSLRAGAQCTHGDCCARCLLKPAGAPCRRAAGDCDLPEFCTGTSPYCPPDIYLLDGTPCARGRGACRDGECPTLEQQCQRLWGPGSRPAPDACFQVLNPAGDAHGNCGQHSDGSFVPCAQRDAQCGKLQCQGGEQSALVPHTVPVDSTVRLGSREVTCRGAFVLPGAQLDLPDLGLVESGTQCGPQMVCQDRRCQNATFRELELCLIACHGHGVCNSNHNCHCAPGWAPPSCDKSGFGGSVDSGPVQSETQDTFMLAVILSFLLPLLLGASLAWCCCRHPGPCLQQCLWGSRRDPVCSGPKDHPCRDYPLGSIQPTELGLTATGEPQPLELCQSPAATLRSLCPVAKQVKSKSPDPVSGER